The Primulina tabacum isolate GXHZ01 chromosome 7, ASM2559414v2, whole genome shotgun sequence genome includes a window with the following:
- the LOC142550559 gene encoding uncharacterized protein LOC142550559 encodes MSQQDHAKALIFLRHHLNDGLKVEYLTVKEPRELWKNLKEIFDHQRTVILPRARYEWMHLRLQDFKSVSDYNSALFKTSSTLIPCGEKVTDQDMLEKTFSTFHASNVLLQQQYRERRFQRYSELISCLLVAEQNNDLLMKNYQMRPIGSTPFPEANGTTFPEEYEIAFPEANANSTQNHNNGRGRGRGRGQRRYTISNKMERNIKQATSSGIPIMKKQRRRVRKYMKKCYRCGMEGHWSRTCRTAKHLVDLYQKSIKEMEKWR; translated from the coding sequence ATGTCCCAGCAGGACCATGCAAAGGCACTTATTTTTCTCCGTCATCATCTCAATGATGGGTTGAAAGTCGAATATCTCACTGTGAAAGAGCCACGAGAGCTTTGGAAAAAtctaaaagaaatatttgacCATCAACGAACTGTAATTCTCCCAAGAGCCCGATATGAATGGATGCACCTACGGTTACAAGATTTTAAGTCCGTAAGTGACTATAACTCTGCATTATTCAAGACTAGTTCCACATTGATACCTTGTGGAGAGAAAGTCACTGATCAAGACATGTTAGAAAAAAcattctccacttttcatgcaTCAAACGTTCTTCTGCAGCAGCAATATCGTGAACGTAGATTTCAAAGGTACTCTGAACTCATCTCATGCTTACTAGTTGCTGAACAAAACAATGATCTGCTCATGAAAAACTACCAAATGCGCCCAATTGGATCCACACCATTTCCTGAAGCAAATGGAACTACATTTCCTGAAGAATATGAAATTGCATTTCCTGAAGCGAATGCTAATtccactcaaaatcataacaatggacgtggacgtggacgtgggcGTGGCCAAAGAAGATATACTATCAGCAACAAAATGGAAAGAAACATAAAACAAGCCACCAGCAGTGGAATTCCAATAATGAAGAAGCAAAGGAGAAGAGTTCGAAAGTATATGAAAAAATGTTATAGATGTGGAATGGAAGGGCATTGGTCTCGTACCTGTCGTACGGCAAAACATCTTGTGGATCTATACCAAAAATCAATCAAGGAAATGGAAAAATGGAGATAA